In Brassica napus cultivar Da-Ae chromosome A3, Da-Ae, whole genome shotgun sequence, the sequence ACCTCTCCTTTTAAGTTTCTCAATACATTCTTTGCCGATATAACATTTCGAGAGACAATATGGAGAGAAATGAAGTAAGGGAAGGGCCTATAGCTATTGCAGTGGACAGAGATAAAACAAGCATCCAAGCTCTTAAATGGGCTATAGAGAATCATATACCCCAAGGAGAAACATTAAAACTTGTTCATGTCATCCAAAGGTCTGCAAATGGACCTAATACAGATGATGAATTGTCTGAAAGAGAGCACAAAAATAGACAAATCACTCGGTTTCTTCCATTGCGTTGTCTTTGTATGCGACGAAATGTAAGtttttgagggtttttttttctttttctgaaacACAGTTTCTGAGGTTTGTTTGTATTAAAACCTGTCTTTATGTCTCTCTAATTGATGTATATTTTCAGATACAAACCGAAGTAGTTTTGCTTGATGATCAAGATGTGGCGAAAGCATTGATAGAATATATTAGCCATAACTTTATTTCTACATTCTTCATAGGTGCCTCTTTGAAGAAGAGCATTACAAGGTCAAAATCTTATTTCCTAAACCGTTAGCTAATTGTTTTGGTATTCAAAATTctctaaaatgttttttttttggatgatCTTTTGATTTTAAAGGCTGTTCAAGGTTGATGACATTCCAAGTAATGTGATGAGATGGGCTCCAGATTTCTGCACTGTTTTAGTAGTATCAAAGGGAAGACTATCAAGTGTACGTTCAGCCACTAGGCCTTTACCTCTAGCATTGCCATCTCCTTCTTCAGGGACTGCACCACTGTCACCCCTCAGCAACACCGACGAGCTTCCCTCTGAGATGTCATTGTCAAGAGAAGACGACGTTTTCTTTGAGGAGTTCTCATCACTTGAGACAGATTCTAGTGTGAACATTAGTGAGAGGATCAGTACAGATAGTTCTGTTCTATCCTTCTATAAGAAACTTGGAGCTCCACACATGCTGGAGATTCCAGGTCTGGATGATGAGAAATCGATGTTTTCGATGTATCTTAATAGTCCTTCTGATGAAAAGAAGTGTACGTTACCACCAAGGGATGACGCCGAGGATGAGAAGAGAAGGTTGAAGAAAGAGCTGAAGGAGACGATGAACATGTACCATGCGGCTTGCAAAGAAGCCCTTATGGCAAACGAGAGAGTAGCTGAGCTGGAGATGTGGAAAAATAAAGCAGAGAAAATGCTTCTTCAAATGGCTGAAGATAGAGCAACAATGGCCATCAGAGAGCAGAGAGCAAAGGCAGAGATGGAGGCGGTGAGAAGGAGAGGGAGTGATGACAGAAAGGTTGTTTCGGATGATCTTGGAGAGTCTCATGTAGTGGCTAAATATGAGAGTTTGCTCCATATTGTAGTTGTTCTTTTACtcttatgtttttgtttcatattcagatagttctctttcttctttgtgatCAGAGTTTGGTGATGACAA encodes:
- the LOC106383541 gene encoding U-box domain-containing protein 51; this translates as MERNEVREGPIAIAVDRDKTSIQALKWAIENHIPQGETLKLVHVIQRSANGPNTDDELSEREHKNRQITRFLPLRCLCMRRNIQTEVVLLDDQDVAKALIEYISHNFISTFFIGASLKKSITRLFKVDDIPSNVMRWAPDFCTVLVVSKGRLSSVRSATRPLPLALPSPSSGTAPLSPLSNTDELPSEMSLSREDDVFFEEFSSLETDSSVNISERISTDSSVLSFYKKLGAPHMLEIPGLDDEKSMFSMYLNSPSDEKKCTLPPRDDAEDEKRRLKKELKETMNMYHAACKEALMANERVAELEMWKNKAEKMLLQMAEDRATMAIREQRAKAEMEAVRRRGSDDRKVVSDDLGESHVVAKYESLLHIVVVLLLLCFCFIFR